In the genome of Photobacterium sp. TY1-4, one region contains:
- a CDS encoding SDR family NAD(P)-dependent oxidoreductase, protein MSDVKKYIFSQVANNTLSKEEAKKLLNELQSSSKKNKDVAIIGMAGRFPGGPDKEAYWTNIVRGTNLIRDLPPARKKAIQYYIENVFNKQYPDRAITDFHEDKIHFQKQGYFEQIHQFDAALFGISPREAAVIDPIQRIFLEEVYHALEDAGYGGDKVLGTNTGVFVGRNHTKSLSFDIMVEDEPLGVTGTWTGILSSRISYLFDLKGPSIVTDTACSAGLVSVHQACMAIRSGECDMALAGGVSGVQYNPVIGADTSLATYESADGIVKTFDDRANGTVWSEGAGVVMLKGLDQAIRDGDRVYAVIKGSAANNDGRSNGYTAPNALAQEEMLVKAWQDAEINPEHVSYIEAHGTGTALGDPIEIKALTNAFKRFTGKKQFCAIGTAKSNMGHLVGASGIAGLIKVVMALQAKKLPSTINFEKPNQFINFSQSPIYVSSELTPWQPDGDIPRIAGVNSFGFSGTNCHVVVQEAPAQPARSAAPESSYLFPVSAKTATSFEALLQHYRTYFAGEGASLAIQDVCYTASTGRGHYNLRAAIIATSVADLRAKIETVLQSGYQQCTEDWFLFAEHKVVSDSKRQKAPGELTEQERKEQTHQAAKLVTELAGKASVSLIKQTFLASYYVKGADVDFAQLYAAPVRRVRLPVYPYDRQEFWPEPGMIDAFRGAGKVQSILHPLLHQRAVSSKDKDIFTTELSLDAHWPLTEHLILGNNILPGTAYVEAFKAIAVYYWGEVPVEIANMAFLAPLVVTPESDGYEVQYVVTHREGELDLEVISFDGTRWVQHSAGTLRQLSSVPQDKVDLDALKAGKIAQDSMYSNNTDFSFGPRWRCSERQWVGDKEFIHSNKLASEFLSDLDTYYLHPSLLDQSANGFSQTIIPGEMYLPYLYTSMKVYKPLPAEFYTVTRLKEGKNGHHETLTFDLTLCDVEGNILAEMTDYNIKRVDRKRFQSQNSKGSAFYGVTWQVESSDAASQPATGNVVLFHRGDAQSQQLKAALAQRGATVIEVSLGAQLAKVDAQTYVVGQSESDYLALFEMLSDTPVSHVIHSALLGATPADGQLLDTGIHSVFFIIKAMLATKHGQGIALSVLTQLAQQISSEQSQVNAYGRAVEGLCKSIRQEYGKITTRVIDTDPQTATTLLCDELMNLTGPFSLAFRDGQRFTPRLKVMAQGQFETEPVALKSDGCYVITGGSGGLALETAIHLAEKKQVNLVLLSRSALDPEDPRMEKVSEALSTIEVAGSHVQYFSADVTDEASLASALDKARALYGRINGVFHCAGTAGRGLLMDKELPVFDRVLLPKVQGTVLLDRLTQQDDPDFLVFYSSITALFAGQGQGDYTAANSFMDGYAENLALQGRRALSVNWAPWKETGMAVDFGIGSGEGTYVYGVENAEALDMLDVMLASLQPVLCGGRLNLANLHEKGSIVPLSEGISRQVRKHAGLQDGPAPSASGVAGATEATDVTLTGIEQGSANESTQQLAVIWATTLGLKEIDIYDTFTSLGGDSILAIELQRALEKHFPGMFDITDIYSYPSVATMAEYLNEQSDDAAAPATAHQAALNPAQPDDAALMAMLDGLDSGDASIDDILKVVD, encoded by the coding sequence ATGTCTGACGTGAAAAAGTATATTTTTAGCCAGGTGGCGAATAATACGTTATCGAAAGAAGAAGCAAAAAAACTGCTCAATGAGTTACAAAGCAGTTCGAAGAAAAACAAGGACGTTGCCATTATCGGGATGGCCGGCCGTTTTCCGGGCGGGCCGGATAAAGAAGCCTACTGGACGAACATTGTCCGTGGGACCAACCTGATCCGCGACTTGCCACCGGCACGCAAAAAAGCAATTCAGTACTACATCGAAAATGTTTTCAATAAGCAGTACCCGGATCGGGCGATCACGGATTTTCACGAAGATAAAATTCATTTTCAGAAGCAAGGCTATTTCGAGCAAATCCATCAGTTTGATGCCGCGTTATTTGGTATTTCCCCGCGTGAAGCGGCGGTGATTGACCCAATTCAGCGTATTTTCCTGGAAGAGGTTTACCACGCGCTGGAGGATGCCGGCTACGGCGGCGATAAAGTACTGGGCACCAATACCGGGGTGTTTGTCGGCCGTAACCATACCAAAAGCCTGAGCTTTGACATCATGGTCGAAGACGAGCCGCTGGGGGTCACCGGGACCTGGACCGGGATTTTGTCCAGCCGGATTTCTTACCTGTTCGATCTCAAAGGGCCCAGCATCGTCACGGATACGGCCTGCTCGGCAGGGCTGGTGTCGGTGCATCAGGCGTGTATGGCCATCCGTAGTGGTGAGTGTGACATGGCGCTGGCCGGCGGGGTCAGCGGCGTTCAGTATAACCCGGTGATCGGTGCCGATACGTCTCTGGCGACTTATGAGTCGGCCGACGGGATCGTCAAAACGTTTGATGATCGCGCCAACGGCACGGTCTGGAGCGAAGGGGCCGGGGTCGTCATGCTCAAAGGGCTGGATCAGGCAATCCGGGACGGCGATCGTGTTTATGCGGTGATCAAAGGCAGTGCGGCCAATAATGACGGTCGCTCGAACGGCTATACGGCGCCCAACGCGCTGGCGCAGGAAGAGATGCTGGTAAAAGCCTGGCAAGATGCGGAGATCAACCCGGAGCATGTGAGCTACATTGAAGCGCATGGCACCGGGACTGCCCTGGGGGATCCGATCGAAATCAAAGCGCTGACCAATGCCTTTAAGCGCTTTACTGGCAAAAAGCAATTCTGTGCCATCGGAACGGCCAAGTCGAATATGGGCCACCTGGTCGGCGCTTCCGGGATTGCCGGGCTGATCAAAGTGGTGATGGCATTGCAGGCGAAAAAGCTGCCGTCGACGATTAACTTTGAGAAACCGAATCAGTTCATCAATTTCTCCCAGTCTCCGATTTATGTCTCCAGCGAGTTGACACCCTGGCAGCCGGACGGGGATATACCGCGGATTGCCGGGGTAAACTCGTTTGGCTTCAGCGGCACCAACTGCCATGTCGTGGTGCAGGAAGCGCCGGCGCAGCCTGCTCGCAGCGCAGCGCCTGAGTCCTCGTATCTGTTCCCGGTCTCAGCCAAAACCGCGACTTCCTTTGAAGCCTTACTGCAACATTACCGGACCTATTTTGCCGGTGAAGGGGCATCATTGGCAATTCAGGATGTGTGCTATACCGCGTCAACCGGCCGCGGGCACTACAATCTGAGAGCCGCGATCATTGCAACTTCCGTCGCGGATTTGCGGGCAAAAATTGAGACAGTTTTGCAATCGGGCTATCAGCAATGCACGGAAGACTGGTTCCTGTTTGCAGAGCATAAGGTGGTCAGTGACAGCAAACGGCAGAAGGCCCCGGGCGAGCTGACCGAGCAGGAGCGAAAAGAGCAGACGCACCAGGCCGCCAAGCTGGTGACAGAGCTGGCCGGTAAAGCCAGCGTGTCGCTGATCAAGCAAACCTTCCTCGCCAGCTACTATGTGAAAGGGGCAGACGTGGACTTCGCGCAGCTCTATGCCGCCCCGGTCCGCCGGGTCAGGTTGCCGGTTTACCCGTATGACCGGCAGGAGTTCTGGCCGGAGCCGGGCATGATTGATGCCTTCCGGGGAGCCGGCAAAGTGCAGAGCATACTGCACCCGCTGTTGCATCAACGCGCGGTCTCCAGCAAAGATAAAGATATTTTCACCACCGAGCTGTCGCTGGATGCACACTGGCCGCTAACCGAACACCTGATCCTGGGGAACAACATTCTCCCCGGCACGGCGTATGTCGAGGCATTCAAGGCGATCGCCGTGTATTACTGGGGCGAGGTGCCGGTGGAGATCGCCAATATGGCGTTCCTGGCTCCTCTGGTCGTGACCCCGGAGAGCGATGGCTACGAGGTGCAGTACGTGGTGACGCACCGCGAGGGAGAGTTGGATCTTGAGGTGATCAGCTTTGACGGCACCCGCTGGGTGCAACACTCCGCCGGAACCTTGCGTCAGTTATCGTCTGTACCGCAGGACAAAGTGGATCTCGATGCGCTGAAAGCGGGCAAGATCGCCCAGGACAGCATGTACAGCAATAACACCGATTTCTCCTTCGGCCCGCGCTGGCGGTGCTCCGAGCGGCAGTGGGTCGGGGACAAGGAGTTTATCCACAGCAATAAGCTGGCATCGGAGTTTCTGTCCGATCTGGACACTTACTACCTGCACCCGAGCCTGCTGGATCAAAGTGCCAACGGGTTTAGCCAGACGATTATTCCCGGCGAGATGTATCTCCCATACCTGTACACCTCGATGAAGGTTTACAAGCCGCTGCCGGCTGAGTTTTATACCGTGACCCGTCTGAAGGAGGGTAAAAACGGCCATCATGAGACACTCACGTTTGATCTGACGCTTTGTGATGTCGAAGGCAATATTCTGGCCGAGATGACCGACTACAACATCAAGCGGGTTGACCGTAAACGCTTCCAGTCGCAAAACAGCAAAGGAAGTGCTTTCTACGGGGTGACGTGGCAGGTTGAGTCGTCAGATGCGGCGTCGCAACCGGCGACCGGCAATGTGGTGCTGTTCCACCGCGGGGATGCGCAAAGTCAGCAACTGAAAGCGGCGCTGGCCCAGCGTGGCGCGACGGTCATTGAGGTGTCCTTAGGTGCGCAGTTGGCAAAAGTGGATGCTCAAACCTATGTCGTCGGTCAGAGCGAGTCAGACTACCTGGCTTTATTCGAGATGCTCAGTGATACCCCGGTCTCCCATGTCATCCATAGTGCTTTGCTGGGCGCAACGCCAGCTGATGGGCAGTTACTGGATACCGGCATCCACAGTGTGTTTTTCATCATCAAAGCAATGCTGGCGACCAAGCATGGCCAGGGAATCGCCCTGTCGGTGCTGACGCAACTGGCGCAGCAGATCTCATCTGAACAAAGCCAGGTGAATGCTTACGGCCGGGCGGTTGAAGGATTGTGTAAGTCCATCCGCCAGGAATACGGCAAGATTACCACCCGGGTGATCGATACGGATCCGCAGACGGCGACGACGTTGCTGTGCGATGAACTGATGAATCTGACGGGGCCGTTCAGCCTGGCGTTCCGCGACGGGCAACGTTTCACGCCGCGTCTGAAGGTCATGGCGCAGGGGCAGTTCGAAACCGAGCCGGTCGCGCTGAAATCCGATGGCTGCTACGTGATCACCGGCGGCTCTGGCGGGCTGGCGCTGGAAACGGCGATCCACCTGGCCGAGAAAAAGCAGGTCAACCTCGTCCTGCTGAGCCGCAGTGCGTTGGATCCGGAAGATCCGCGCATGGAAAAAGTAAGCGAAGCCCTGAGTACGATTGAAGTGGCTGGCAGCCACGTGCAGTACTTCAGCGCGGATGTCACCGATGAGGCTTCTCTGGCTTCGGCGCTGGATAAAGCGCGTGCGCTCTACGGGCGGATCAACGGGGTCTTCCACTGTGCCGGTACGGCCGGGCGGGGCCTGCTGATGGACAAAGAGCTCCCAGTGTTTGATCGCGTGCTGCTGCCGAAAGTTCAGGGAACCGTTTTACTGGACCGACTCACGCAGCAAGATGACCCGGACTTCCTGGTGTTCTACTCCTCGATCACGGCATTGTTTGCCGGTCAGGGGCAGGGGGATTATACCGCCGCGAACAGCTTTATGGACGGTTATGCCGAAAACCTCGCGCTTCAGGGGCGGCGCGCTCTGTCGGTGAATTGGGCACCGTGGAAAGAAACCGGGATGGCTGTTGATTTTGGCATCGGCTCCGGGGAAGGCACGTACGTCTACGGGGTCGAGAATGCTGAAGCGCTGGATATGCTGGATGTCATGCTGGCCTCCCTGCAGCCGGTGCTGTGTGGCGGGCGCCTGAATCTGGCGAACCTCCATGAAAAAGGTTCAATCGTACCGTTGTCTGAAGGGATCAGCCGACAAGTCCGTAAGCATGCCGGGTTGCAGGACGGGCCGGCACCATCGGCCTCCGGTGTTGCCGGCGCCACGGAAGCGACGGATGTCACCCTGACCGGTATCGAGCAAGGCAGTGCCAATGAGAGCACGCAGCAGTTGGCTGTGATCTGGGCCACCACCCTCGGCCTGAAGGAGATCGATATCTACGATACCTTCACGAGCCTGGGCGGGGATTCCATTCTGGCGATTGAGTTGCAACGTGCGCTCGAGAAGCACTTCCCGGGCATGTTTGATATTACGGATATTTACTCCTATCCGTCGGTTGCCACGATGGCTGAATACCTCAATGAGCAGTCGGATGATGCAGCTGCGCCTGCGACGGCTCATCAGGCAGCACTGAATCCGGCGCAGCCGGATGATGCGGCGCTGATGGCAATGCTGGACGGGCTGGACAGTGGTGACGCGTCGATCGACGACATCCTCAAAGTCGTGGATTGA
- a CDS encoding type I polyketide synthase, with protein MFNDFLKVNQAEGRCSEPDKTQRTRRAKALDIAVIGIDCRIGAAESLDEFWRRIQLGQDFITSFPPARTVDTGPDGAGPEAFYPAAFLSHIDQFDHEFFNLSYNEACGMDPNQRLLLQSAWRAFEDAGYGRDALVGKNVGIFVGFNSDFDPTYREYVAKVAPDSLEDLSAPGNIQSVIASRLAYLLDLKGPSLVVDTACSSGLTALHLACQSLVRKESGIALLGGVKVRLLPFATENELGLRSESGRCKTFDERADGIGSGEGVVSFILKPLADAENDGDQIYAVVKATGVNQDGRSVGITAPNADAQHQLIRDVLQSGDINPETIALYEAHGTGTKLGDPVEVSAIRKAYQRLTQKAQYCAVGSVKSNVGHLDHAAALAGMAKVVMALKDKKLPATQHFHSPNSQIDFINSPLYVNETLKHWPALDVPRRAALSAFGLSGTNAHAIFEEYRAPQVESRSEADAYWIPLSAVSLAALERVIADLVAFLSRPAQHIALGDLAFTLACGRSHHPHRVVLQVQDIADLIRQLQQLESASLSDSPHYGFHKVVPPGKADKQDGERTDAELRQLTEALQALEMPGRLSSKAATYYLQGATVDWARFYANGRHQRLSLPTYPFATTRCWVPVPTVARVQGTQLVHHPLIDCLLAASYDRAIFATRFDVEKHWVLNEHVIDGNYIIPGTTYLEVASHLATTYLGYDGVQLQNVLFFQPVIVAPQQARDIQFVLIHEETHVRFVVVGQQGDSWNTYAQAEIHRAPQDLPAIDIPRGDALRDFDTVTEAQINQMDVSDVGPRWNSLIQARRLQSQVIGEFALADRFSAEVANYQLHPALLDHCVNIANGLAGQETYLPFSYRSVRVFRPLPARFTAWLTMKKGQDPSPQTVKYDIDVVDPEGRAVVAIRDYVIKQYKQNFRAVLSDGFETLLEMSSPAVQQAPKGEHIVLLGSPDHPTGQALAKALAQDNQLQCLASLTEVQDIHASLLDAERLVVCLGHARHEALAETLEQTALTLFQCAKTLVLNHRKKPLQITLIAEGGFALADEAPIYPAAHALYAMAKVVYQELQHVSVTCIDWSAEVRADAVLPLLVQRDGFRQLVLRKQGCFSPVLHKRAPQGREAKPAFRADGVYLITGASGALAQQAALLMASQPVGHVCLLSRTEPQGNSPKSQRLAKLIAQLQSAGVSASHHQLDVADQVAMANALAQIRQQFGAIRGVIHTAGLAGDGFMFRKDEDEFRQVIQAKVLGAGVLDALTREDPLDFFVLYSSVTAVFAGMGQSDYTFANAWLDGLAARRRQQGLPALSIQWPAWSEIGMAVDKNAKLDGLVEALTTREGIQILEHLLSHQAQGVVMPGRLNAAYTSEEILPVTLGFPLHVARAGRPDLDDEAVVLKGGADGSTDDIDQFVATVWASVLGLKEIDLFDSFFNVGGDSILAIKVIQQIEKQYGSIIDVTDIFTYPTISQLAEHIRAVTQPTDVPREIRESAEVDLDTLLSQLESGDISVEEANAQSIQ; from the coding sequence ATGTTTAATGATTTTCTGAAGGTGAATCAAGCAGAGGGTCGCTGCTCCGAGCCGGATAAAACCCAGAGAACACGGCGCGCCAAGGCGCTGGATATTGCGGTGATCGGGATCGATTGCCGCATCGGTGCAGCGGAGAGCCTCGATGAATTCTGGCGTAGGATCCAGCTTGGGCAGGATTTTATAACGTCTTTTCCGCCTGCGCGAACTGTGGATACCGGCCCCGACGGAGCAGGTCCGGAGGCTTTTTATCCCGCTGCATTTCTCTCCCATATTGATCAGTTTGATCACGAGTTTTTTAATCTCTCGTACAACGAAGCGTGTGGGATGGATCCAAACCAGCGGCTCCTCTTGCAGAGTGCCTGGCGGGCATTTGAAGATGCCGGTTACGGCCGGGATGCGCTGGTCGGAAAAAATGTCGGCATTTTCGTCGGGTTTAATAGCGACTTCGATCCGACCTACCGGGAATATGTGGCGAAAGTTGCGCCCGATAGCCTGGAGGATTTGTCCGCACCGGGAAATATTCAGTCGGTGATTGCCAGTCGGCTGGCGTACCTGCTGGATTTGAAGGGACCCAGTCTGGTTGTCGATACGGCCTGCTCTTCCGGGCTGACGGCGTTACATCTGGCTTGTCAGTCATTGGTGCGAAAAGAATCCGGGATCGCCCTGCTGGGTGGCGTCAAAGTCCGCCTGTTGCCGTTTGCCACGGAGAATGAGCTGGGACTTCGTTCTGAATCCGGGCGCTGTAAAACCTTTGATGAACGCGCAGATGGCATTGGTTCAGGGGAAGGGGTCGTTTCTTTTATTCTGAAGCCGTTGGCAGATGCGGAAAACGATGGGGATCAGATCTATGCGGTGGTGAAAGCGACCGGGGTGAATCAGGATGGTCGCTCTGTCGGGATCACGGCACCGAATGCGGATGCTCAGCATCAGCTGATCCGGGATGTCCTGCAATCCGGTGACATTAATCCTGAAACGATCGCGCTGTACGAAGCCCACGGGACCGGAACTAAACTGGGGGATCCGGTTGAAGTGTCGGCGATCCGCAAAGCTTATCAGCGGCTGACCCAGAAAGCCCAGTACTGTGCGGTGGGGTCGGTCAAAAGCAATGTCGGGCACTTGGATCATGCGGCGGCCCTGGCGGGCATGGCCAAAGTCGTGATGGCGCTGAAAGATAAAAAGCTACCGGCGACACAGCACTTCCATTCGCCCAATAGCCAAATCGACTTTATCAACAGCCCGCTCTACGTCAACGAAACCTTGAAACACTGGCCTGCCTTGGATGTGCCCCGGCGCGCCGCATTGAGCGCGTTTGGGTTGAGCGGGACCAATGCGCACGCGATTTTTGAAGAATACCGGGCACCTCAGGTGGAATCACGATCGGAAGCAGACGCTTATTGGATCCCGCTCTCTGCGGTGAGCCTGGCGGCGCTGGAGCGGGTGATTGCCGACCTGGTTGCGTTTCTTTCTCGTCCGGCGCAGCACATTGCTTTAGGCGATCTGGCCTTTACCCTGGCCTGCGGGCGTAGTCACCACCCCCACCGGGTGGTATTGCAGGTACAGGACATTGCCGATTTGATCCGACAGTTGCAGCAGTTGGAATCTGCCAGCCTGAGTGACAGCCCGCATTACGGATTCCATAAGGTGGTTCCGCCGGGCAAAGCCGACAAACAGGATGGTGAGCGCACGGATGCCGAACTACGTCAGCTGACAGAGGCACTTCAGGCACTGGAGATGCCAGGGAGGCTGTCGTCCAAGGCCGCGACGTATTACCTGCAGGGCGCAACCGTGGACTGGGCGCGGTTTTACGCCAACGGCCGGCATCAGCGCCTTTCCCTGCCGACTTATCCGTTTGCGACTACACGATGCTGGGTTCCGGTGCCCACCGTGGCCCGGGTACAGGGAACGCAGCTGGTTCATCATCCCCTGATTGACTGCCTGCTGGCGGCATCCTACGACCGCGCGATTTTTGCAACGCGGTTTGATGTTGAGAAGCATTGGGTCTTAAACGAACACGTTATCGACGGCAATTATATTATTCCCGGAACGACCTATCTTGAAGTGGCATCGCATCTCGCGACCACTTACCTGGGGTATGACGGGGTGCAATTACAGAACGTTTTGTTCTTCCAGCCGGTGATTGTCGCACCCCAGCAAGCGCGTGATATCCAGTTTGTCCTGATCCACGAAGAGACACATGTGCGGTTTGTCGTGGTCGGGCAGCAGGGAGATTCCTGGAACACTTACGCGCAGGCAGAAATTCACCGTGCGCCGCAGGATCTACCGGCTATCGACATCCCGCGCGGCGATGCGCTCCGGGATTTTGACACTGTCACCGAAGCACAAATCAACCAGATGGATGTCAGTGATGTCGGTCCGCGCTGGAACAGCCTGATCCAGGCTCGACGGCTGCAGTCGCAAGTGATCGGAGAGTTTGCACTGGCGGATCGATTCAGCGCAGAAGTTGCGAATTATCAGCTTCATCCGGCACTGTTGGATCACTGCGTCAATATTGCCAACGGGCTGGCGGGCCAGGAAACCTATTTGCCTTTTTCTTATCGTTCGGTCCGGGTCTTTCGCCCGTTGCCGGCACGCTTCACCGCCTGGTTAACCATGAAAAAAGGCCAGGATCCGTCTCCGCAAACAGTCAAGTACGACATTGATGTTGTTGATCCCGAGGGTCGGGCGGTCGTGGCGATCCGTGATTATGTGATCAAGCAATACAAACAAAACTTCCGTGCGGTTCTGAGCGATGGCTTTGAAACCCTGCTCGAGATGTCTTCACCGGCGGTGCAACAAGCGCCGAAAGGGGAGCACATCGTGCTCTTGGGCAGTCCGGATCATCCGACCGGGCAAGCGCTTGCGAAGGCACTGGCACAGGACAACCAGCTCCAGTGCCTGGCGAGCCTGACGGAGGTGCAGGACATTCACGCGTCGTTGTTAGATGCCGAACGGTTGGTCGTCTGTCTCGGGCATGCCCGGCATGAAGCGCTGGCGGAAACGCTTGAGCAAACGGCGCTGACTTTATTTCAGTGTGCCAAGACGCTGGTGCTGAATCACCGCAAGAAACCGCTTCAGATCACCCTGATAGCAGAAGGGGGATTTGCACTGGCGGATGAAGCGCCGATCTATCCGGCGGCCCACGCCCTGTATGCCATGGCGAAGGTGGTTTACCAGGAGCTGCAGCATGTGTCGGTAACCTGTATCGATTGGTCTGCTGAGGTTCGGGCTGACGCGGTATTGCCACTTCTGGTACAGCGCGATGGGTTCCGGCAACTGGTCCTTCGCAAGCAAGGTTGCTTCAGTCCGGTTCTGCACAAGCGTGCGCCACAGGGCCGCGAAGCCAAACCGGCGTTCCGGGCGGATGGTGTGTATCTGATCACCGGCGCTTCCGGGGCACTGGCACAGCAGGCAGCGTTGTTGATGGCCTCACAGCCGGTCGGCCATGTGTGCTTGCTCAGCCGCACGGAGCCTCAGGGCAACAGCCCTAAATCCCAACGTCTGGCCAAGCTGATTGCGCAGTTGCAAAGCGCAGGTGTTTCGGCCTCCCATCATCAGCTCGATGTTGCAGATCAGGTCGCAATGGCAAATGCGCTGGCGCAGATCCGCCAGCAGTTCGGTGCGATCCGGGGCGTGATCCACACTGCGGGTCTGGCGGGTGACGGGTTTATGTTCCGCAAGGATGAAGATGAATTCAGACAGGTGATTCAGGCCAAGGTATTGGGCGCGGGTGTGCTGGATGCGCTGACCCGTGAAGATCCGCTCGATTTCTTCGTCTTGTACTCCTCGGTGACGGCAGTGTTCGCCGGGATGGGGCAATCGGATTACACCTTTGCCAACGCGTGGTTGGACGGACTGGCGGCGCGTCGCCGACAGCAGGGGCTGCCGGCGCTGTCGATTCAATGGCCGGCGTGGTCGGAAATCGGGATGGCCGTGGACAAAAATGCCAAGCTGGATGGTTTGGTCGAGGCTCTCACGACCCGGGAAGGGATCCAGATCCTCGAGCATTTGTTGTCGCACCAAGCGCAAGGCGTGGTGATGCCGGGCCGTCTTAATGCAGCTTATACATCGGAGGAAATCCTCCCGGTGACGCTCGGTTTTCCGCTGCATGTGGCCCGGGCCGGCCGGCCCGATTTGGATGATGAAGCCGTGGTGCTGAAGGGCGGCGCGGACGGTTCGACGGATGATATTGACCAGTTTGTGGCCACCGTGTGGGCGTCGGTACTCGGGCTGAAGGAAATCGATCTCTTTGACAGCTTCTTTAATGTCGGCGGGGATTCCATTCTGGCGATTAAGGTGATCCAGCAGATAGAGAAGCAATACGGCAGCATCATCGATGTGACGGATATTTTCACTTACCCCACGATATCGCAGCTGGCCGAGCATATCCGGGCCGTGACTCAGCCGACGGATGTCCCGCGAGAGATACGTGAGTCGGCAGAGGTCGACCTCGATACTTTATTGAGCCAATTGGAATCCGGCGATATTTCAGTCGAAGAAGCGAATGCACAGTCTATTCAATAA
- the fabD gene encoding ACP S-malonyltransferase: MRKLALLFPGQGAQYVGMGKELFDKYAVVRETFAESSDVLAKDIADLCFNASPDVLMQTENAQAAILTLNVAFYRLFHEEYGVTPTLVAGHSLGEYAALVAGDVLDFADALRLVDQRATLMAQAAANSEGGMLAVIGADDASVARYCEQVSTPDAQVTPANINAGDQIIVSGAVTAIEALQAELELLGIKNQRLKVSGAFHSPLMQPAADRFAQEIEKYSFREPAVSVISNVTGQPYESASEIKRLLVEQLVQPVCWKQTMDFVQQACVSLALELGPGSVLKKLAKHHVAIETLAFDLKSDREQLGSLLMNRSARAQFNQDQQINVLNKCMAVAVSTRNTNDDLKAYEQGVVQPYNQLKALHEAGDVSPETARSALGLLKTILDTKGVSALEQKQRFQQIADEVQLKTLITDFSVAEIVG; encoded by the coding sequence ATGAGAAAATTAGCATTGTTGTTCCCTGGTCAAGGGGCTCAATATGTTGGAATGGGAAAAGAATTATTTGATAAATATGCAGTTGTTCGTGAAACATTTGCTGAGTCGTCAGATGTTTTAGCGAAGGATATTGCGGATTTATGTTTTAACGCATCACCTGATGTTTTAATGCAAACTGAGAATGCCCAAGCGGCAATTCTGACCTTGAATGTGGCGTTCTATCGATTATTTCACGAGGAATACGGTGTGACGCCTACGCTGGTCGCCGGCCATAGCCTGGGAGAATACGCCGCCTTGGTCGCTGGGGATGTACTGGATTTTGCAGATGCGCTACGTCTGGTTGACCAACGGGCGACACTGATGGCCCAAGCGGCTGCTAACAGTGAGGGGGGCATGCTGGCGGTGATTGGTGCAGATGATGCGTCGGTGGCCCGTTATTGCGAGCAAGTGTCGACCCCGGATGCACAGGTCACGCCGGCGAATATCAACGCGGGCGATCAGATTATTGTGTCTGGTGCGGTGACGGCAATTGAAGCCTTACAGGCAGAGCTGGAGTTACTGGGTATTAAAAACCAGCGTCTCAAGGTGAGCGGCGCTTTTCACTCGCCTCTCATGCAGCCTGCGGCTGATCGGTTTGCCCAGGAAATTGAGAAATATTCATTCAGGGAGCCAGCAGTTTCGGTCATTTCAAATGTCACCGGACAACCTTATGAAAGTGCCTCAGAAATCAAGCGGCTGTTGGTTGAGCAGTTAGTGCAGCCGGTGTGCTGGAAACAAACCATGGATTTTGTTCAGCAAGCTTGCGTGAGCCTGGCGCTCGAACTCGGCCCTGGTTCAGTACTGAAGAAACTGGCGAAACATCATGTTGCGATCGAGACGCTTGCTTTTGATCTGAAATCGGATCGCGAGCAGCTGGGATCGCTGCTGATGAACCGCTCGGCGCGTGCGCAGTTTAATCAGGATCAGCAGATTAATGTACTGAACAAGTGTATGGCTGTGGCGGTCAGTACCCGAAATACCAACGATGATCTCAAGGCTTATGAGCAAGGAGTGGTCCAGCCTTATAACCAGCTCAAGGCACTGCACGAAGCCGGGGATGTCAGCCCGGAAACGGCGCGCTCGGCGCTGGGGCTGTTGAAAACCATTCTGGACACCAAGGGCGTGTCTGCGCTTGAGCAGAAGCAACGCTTTCAGCAGATTGCCGATGAAGTGCAATTGAAGACGCTCATCACCGACTTTTCTGTGGCAGAGATCGTAGGTTAG